The Tautonia plasticadhaerens nucleotide sequence GCACCAGCAACCCCTGGAGCCGCTTCGGGTCCTGCACGTCCGGGTCGAGCCAATGTTCGTAGGCCGACTCGGGCACGATGACCGGCATCCGGTCGTGGATCAGCGCCACCACCTCGTTGGGCTCGCCCGTGATGAGCGTACAGCTTTCGATCGGTTCGCCGAGCTTGTCCCAGCGTTCCCACAGGCCGGCGAAGGCGAAGGGCCGGTCGTCCTTCATGCGGATGAAATAGGGCTGCTTCCGCCCGCCCTCACGTCGCCACTCGAAGAACCCGTCGCTGACGACCAGGCACCGCCTCGAACGGAATGCCCGGCGGAAGGCCGGCTTCTCGGCGACGGTCTCGGCCCTGGCGTTGATCATCCGGCTGCCGATGTCCGGGTCGTCGGCCCAGGAGGGGATCAGGCCCCAGTGCAGAAGGTGGAATTCCCGCCCCCCGTCGCCCAGCCGGACCACGGGCACGTCCTGGGTCGGGGCGATGTTGAAGCGGGCCGGAAGCTCGGGGACCTCCGGCACGTCGAAGGTCTCGGCGATCTCCCTGGCCGTCGTCCGCAACGTGTACCTCCCGCACATGGCCGATCTCCCCCTCGAACCCGTTGTCCGATGGCTCTCGCCCTTCTACTGAACCATTGTATCATGCGACTTCGATGCCGATCGACCTACGGCACGCTCCATGCCCGTCATCGCAGGACATCCGGGCTCGAAGGTGTCACCATCCGCATGGTCCACCCGTCCTCGACCCGAGGGAGGCCCCCGCCGTGCGCCCCTGGATCACCCTGTCGGTCGTCATCCTCATCGCCGATGTCTGCCCGGCCCAGTGGGAGCCCCAGGCCGGCGCGACGAGGGGCCGGCTCCGGGGCCTGAGCGTGCTCAGCCGTGATGTGGCCTGGGCCAGCGGCAGCGAAGGCACGGTCCTCCGGACCACCGACGGCGGCCGGACCTGGACTCCCCGCCCGGTGCCCGGCGTCCCCGGCCTCGACTTCCGGGACATCGAGGCGGTCGATGCCGACACTGCCTACCTGCTCTCTATCGGCGAGGGAGAGCAGTCGCGCATCTACAGGACGACCGACGGCGGGGGATCGTGGGGATTGCAATACACCAACCGTGACCCGAGCGGCTTCCTCGACGCCATCGCCTTCTGGGACGCCGAGCATGGCCTGGCCCTGGGCGACCCAGTGGATGGTCGGTTCTCCATCCTGACGACCGGCGACGGGGGCCTGACCTGGGAGCCGATCCCGCCCGGAGGGATGCCTACGGCACTGCCGGGCGAGGCCGCTTTCGCCGCCAGCGGGACCTGCCTGATCGCCCACGGGGAGGGCCATGCCTGGTTCGCCACGGGGGGCGGCGGGGTGGCCCGGGTCTTCCGCTCGGCCGACCGGGGAAGCACCTGGACGGCCCACGAGACCCCCGTGCGGGCCGGCAACGCCGCCTCGGGCCTCTTCTCGCTGGCGTTCCGGGATGCGGACCACGGGGTCGCCGTCGGGGGCGACTACCAGGAGCCGGAGCAGTCCGGGAACTTCGTGGCGCTGACAGATGACGGCGGCAAGACCTGGAGGCTGGCTTCGGGAACGCAGCCGGCGGGCTACCGCTCGGCGGTGGCCTACGTCCCGGGCTCGGAGACGCTCACGCTGATCGCCGTCGGCCCCACGGGATCGGACCTCTCCGGGGACGGAGGCGAGTCCTGGCGACCGCTGGGCGATCAAGGCTTCCATGCCGTCGGGTTCGCCGGTGCCGATGCCGGCTGGGCCGTGGGCGAGGACGGAGTGATCGCAAAGTTCCTCGGTGCAACTGCCAGGTAGGCAAGCCATGCCTCGTCGGAAATCGTCCCGGGATGCCCGACCCTTGCGGGGCCGGTCGGGGTTCCTTCCTTGAAGGACCTGATCCCCGGAGGACCGACCGTGCGAGCGATATGCCTCTTTCTGGCCTCAATCCTGATCACTTGCGGGGCCTCCCAAGCCTCGGCTGAGGCCGACGACTTCTCCGGCCTGACCGAGGCCCTGGGGAAGGTCGTCGAGGAGGCCCCGCTGCCGGGCGCCTGCCTGCTGGTCGTCGAGGACGGCGAGCCGATCTACGAGCGGTGTTTCGGGGAATACACGCCGGAGACCGTCGTCCCGGTCGCCTCGGCCTCCAAGTGGCTCTCGGCCGCCTCCATCATGACCCTGGTGGACGAGGGCAGGCTCTCCCTCGACGATCCGGTCTCGGAGCACCTGCCGAAGTTCACCGGCACGAAGGGCGAGATCACCATCCGCCAGTTGCTCTCGCACACCTCCGGCCTGCCCGCCC carries:
- a CDS encoding SOS response-associated peptidase, which encodes MCGRYTLRTTAREIAETFDVPEVPELPARFNIAPTQDVPVVRLGDGGREFHLLHWGLIPSWADDPDIGSRMINARAETVAEKPAFRRAFRSRRCLVVSDGFFEWRREGGRKQPYFIRMKDDRPFAFAGLWERWDKLGEPIESCTLITGEPNEVVALIHDRMPVIVPESAYEHWLDPDVQDPKRLQGLLVPCPSEEMEAYPVSTLVNSPSNDVERCVEPAS
- a CDS encoding WD40/YVTN/BNR-like repeat-containing protein, whose protein sequence is MRPWITLSVVILIADVCPAQWEPQAGATRGRLRGLSVLSRDVAWASGSEGTVLRTTDGGRTWTPRPVPGVPGLDFRDIEAVDADTAYLLSIGEGEQSRIYRTTDGGGSWGLQYTNRDPSGFLDAIAFWDAEHGLALGDPVDGRFSILTTGDGGLTWEPIPPGGMPTALPGEAAFAASGTCLIAHGEGHAWFATGGGGVARVFRSADRGSTWTAHETPVRAGNAASGLFSLAFRDADHGVAVGGDYQEPEQSGNFVALTDDGGKTWRLASGTQPAGYRSAVAYVPGSETLTLIAVGPTGSDLSGDGGESWRPLGDQGFHAVGFAGADAGWAVGEDGVIAKFLGATAR